Proteins found in one Coffea eugenioides isolate CCC68of chromosome 5, Ceug_1.0, whole genome shotgun sequence genomic segment:
- the LOC113772136 gene encoding epsin-3-like isoform X2, translated as MGSPFFNEFKKQASFFLKEKIKTARLALTDVTPAQLLVEEATNGNPGAPDTCTLKLISRAAFEVDDYWRIVEILHKRLVSFDRRNWRASYQALIVLEHLLTHGPERVSEEFQNDRDVVEETGSFLYVDEKGFNWGLNVKKKSERILKLLDDRSFLKEERNKARTVTKGIEGFGSFCNRRSSDQEVPQESSLKSFEKCNSQFNEHGNKENGISLFDDQYFTNGKLENSKQANSDNSNLALNTKLENSTAWKNSDNQRMLEKDSARTSFKENTAPKQKVYAEDLDDWDTAEESNALLSNQEADSRMNISMEDDHPFNLNQLRHAVSLLPSRDQVLRAF; from the exons ATGGGGTCACCCTTTTTTAATGAATTCAAGAAACAGGCGTCTTTTTTCCTCAAGGAGAAGATCAAGACTGCCAGATTGGCCCTGACTGATGTTACACCGGCTCAACT ATTGGTAGAGGAAGCTACAAATGGAAATCCAGGAGCTCCAGACACTTGTACTCTTAAATTGATATCAAGGGCTGCTTTTGAAGTAGACGATTATTGGAGAATTGTGGAGATCCTGCATAAGAG ATTAGTGAGTTTTGATAGAAGAAATTGGAGGGCTTCATACCAAGCTTTAATTGTGCTAGAACACTTGTTAACTCATGGGCCTGAGAGGGTATCGGAGGAGTTTCAGAACGACAGAGATGTTGTTGAAGAAACTGGAAGCTTTCTGTATGTTGATGAGAAAGG ATTCAACTGGGGCCTGAATGTTAAAAAGAAATCTGAGAGGATATTGAAGCTGCTTGATGATAGATCATTTCTGAAAGAAGAGAGAAACAAGGCTCGGACAGTAACTAAAGGAATTGAAGGGTTTGGCAGCTTCTGCAATAGGCGTTCTTCGGACCAAGAAGTTCCGCAGGAATCATCTCTGAAATCATTTGAGAAATGCAATTCTCAGTTTAATGAACATGGAAATAAGGAAAATGGCATTTCGTTGTTTGATGATCAGTATTTTACCAATggaaagctggaaaattcaaAGCAGGCCAACAGCGATAATTCAAACTTGGCATTGAATacaaaactagaaaattcaaCCGCCTGGAAAAATTCTGATAATCAAAGGATGCTTGAGAAGGATAGTGCACGAACAAGTTTCAAAGAAAATACGGCCCCAAAACAGAAAGTATATGCAGAGGACTTGGACGATTGGGATACAGCAGAAGAGTCAAATGCTCTTTTGAGTAATCAAGAAGCTGATTCCAGGATGAACATCTCCATGGAAGATGATCATCCCTTTAACCTCAACCAGCTCCGACATGCTGTCTCCCTGCTTCCTTCAAGAGATCAAGTCCTGCGGGCATTTTGA
- the LOC113772136 gene encoding epsin-3-like isoform X1 — protein MSSILGSNGGNMGSPFFNEFKKQASFFLKEKIKTARLALTDVTPAQLLVEEATNGNPGAPDTCTLKLISRAAFEVDDYWRIVEILHKRLVSFDRRNWRASYQALIVLEHLLTHGPERVSEEFQNDRDVVEETGSFLYVDEKGFNWGLNVKKKSERILKLLDDRSFLKEERNKARTVTKGIEGFGSFCNRRSSDQEVPQESSLKSFEKCNSQFNEHGNKENGISLFDDQYFTNGKLENSKQANSDNSNLALNTKLENSTAWKNSDNQRMLEKDSARTSFKENTAPKQKVYAEDLDDWDTAEESNALLSNQEADSRMNISMEDDHPFNLNQLRHAVSLLPSRDQVLRAF, from the exons GAATATGGGGTCACCCTTTTTTAATGAATTCAAGAAACAGGCGTCTTTTTTCCTCAAGGAGAAGATCAAGACTGCCAGATTGGCCCTGACTGATGTTACACCGGCTCAACT ATTGGTAGAGGAAGCTACAAATGGAAATCCAGGAGCTCCAGACACTTGTACTCTTAAATTGATATCAAGGGCTGCTTTTGAAGTAGACGATTATTGGAGAATTGTGGAGATCCTGCATAAGAG ATTAGTGAGTTTTGATAGAAGAAATTGGAGGGCTTCATACCAAGCTTTAATTGTGCTAGAACACTTGTTAACTCATGGGCCTGAGAGGGTATCGGAGGAGTTTCAGAACGACAGAGATGTTGTTGAAGAAACTGGAAGCTTTCTGTATGTTGATGAGAAAGG ATTCAACTGGGGCCTGAATGTTAAAAAGAAATCTGAGAGGATATTGAAGCTGCTTGATGATAGATCATTTCTGAAAGAAGAGAGAAACAAGGCTCGGACAGTAACTAAAGGAATTGAAGGGTTTGGCAGCTTCTGCAATAGGCGTTCTTCGGACCAAGAAGTTCCGCAGGAATCATCTCTGAAATCATTTGAGAAATGCAATTCTCAGTTTAATGAACATGGAAATAAGGAAAATGGCATTTCGTTGTTTGATGATCAGTATTTTACCAATggaaagctggaaaattcaaAGCAGGCCAACAGCGATAATTCAAACTTGGCATTGAATacaaaactagaaaattcaaCCGCCTGGAAAAATTCTGATAATCAAAGGATGCTTGAGAAGGATAGTGCACGAACAAGTTTCAAAGAAAATACGGCCCCAAAACAGAAAGTATATGCAGAGGACTTGGACGATTGGGATACAGCAGAAGAGTCAAATGCTCTTTTGAGTAATCAAGAAGCTGATTCCAGGATGAACATCTCCATGGAAGATGATCATCCCTTTAACCTCAACCAGCTCCGACATGCTGTCTCCCTGCTTCCTTCAAGAGATCAAGTCCTGCGGGCATTTTGA
- the LOC113771916 gene encoding U-box domain-containing protein 33-like, with product MECQGGHGRLLFMAYLKTMGKLPASQANPEVVTAFRNEEWETTGKLLQNYFKICSTSKVKASTVTSEADQVQLEIVNLVSRHDIKKLVIGAIPDCSKLKKCSSKASYAAKMAPPFCKIWFVNKGKLVWTRQDSQSSSSFALTSQQELAAASNLRSQSAPSSKSNDNYHPECIRSRSAQYPACSGTRNCFQKEGAKVEPSSLTLPTRCYPSTFQFFSPATLSSSSGYASSAVSRVSSDSNSKVEKEGLYGWLKELKKEAEESRDEADSELLMCQKLEAEAVEAISNAKAFESAYEREVKIRKEAEEELRTTIQEQEKLLEEREVLTREFQKAMRNIAVLDSRAQEANCRCEDVAGELKLIQSSLARLQRERQKIQQQKIEAVQWLDHWKSGSQVNGENINGLVQFSGESLELAEFSLLDLQAATCNFSESFKIGRGGNGAVYKGEMLNRTVAIKMLHPHSIQKQPEFCQEAQILGRVHHPHLVTLIGVCPEAWSLVFDYLPGGSLQDRLFHGSNVCPLDWKTRVRIISEIASGLLFLHSSGPEGITHGDLTPNNVLLDSENCCKVGDFGIFRLVPEQTLRCPSFRRITETRGAFPYTDPEFHRTGILTPKSDVFSFGLIILQLLTGKPPAGLACEVRKMVCCGKITAILDSSAGEWSTFVARRLVELGLQCCELNGRDRPSITPTLVRELEHLHVLEERLVPSFFLCPILQEIMHDPQVAADGFTYEGEALRGWLENGRETSPMTNLKLSHLTLTPNHALRLAIQEWLCKS from the exons TGGGGAAACTACCAGCAAGTCAAGCAAATCCTGAAGTGGTGACTGCATTTAGGAATGAGGAGTGGGAAACGACGGGAAAACTTCTGCAGAATTACTTCAAAATTTGCAGCACTTCcaag GTTAAGGCAAGCACTGTTACCAGTGAAGCTGACCAAGTTCAATTGGAGATTGTGAATCTTGTAAGCAGACATGACATTAAGAAGCTAGTCATTGGAGCTATTCCAGA TTGTTCGAAGTTGAAGAAATGCTCCAGTAAAGCAAGTTATGCAGCCAAAATGGCTCCTCCCTTCTGCAAGATATGGTTCGTCAACAAAGGGAAATTGGTCTGGACGAGACAAGATTCTCAAAGCTCAAGTTCTTTTGCATTAACCAGTCAACAAGAACTTGCAGCAGCATCGAACTTAAGATCTCAATCTGCACCCTCTTCTAAGAGCAATGATAATTATCACCCAGAATGTATTCGATCTAGATCTGCTCAATATCCAGCTTGTTCAGGAACAAGAAATTGTTTTCAGAAGGAAGGAGCTAAGGTGGAACCATCTTCTCTTACTCTGCCAACTAGATGCTATCCAAGCACTTTTCAATTCTTCAGTCCTGCAACTTTGAGCTCTAGCTCAGGATATGCTTCATCTGCTGTATCAAGAGTGTCTTCAGATTCTAATTCAAAAGTCGAGAAAGAGGGCTTATATGGTTGGCTTAAAGAACTTAAGAAAGAAGCTGAAGAATCAAGGGATGAAGCAGATTCAGAGCTCTTGATGTGTCAAAAATTGGAAGCTGAAGCTGTAGAAGCCATCAGCAAT GCCAAAGCTTTTGAATCTGCTTATGAACGGGAAGTCAAAATTAGGAAAGAAGCTGAAGAAGAGCTTAGAACTACAATACAGGAGCAAGAGAAGCTCTTAGAAGAAAGAGAGGTTTTAACTCGTGAGTTCCAAAAGGCCATGAGAAATATAGCCGTTCTAGATAGTCGTGCACAGGAAGCAAACTGCCGGTGTGAAGATGTTGCTGGAGAACTGAAGCTTATTCAATCTTCACTGGCAAGATTACAGCGGGAAAGGCAGAAAATTCAGCAACAGAAAATTGAAGCTGTGCAGTGGCTTGATCACTGGAAAAGTGGCTCACAAGTCAATGGTGAAAATATCAATGGTCTTGTACAATTTAGTGGAGAATCATTGGAATTGGCAGAATTTTCACTGTTGGATTTGCAGGCCGCAACATGCAATTTTTCAGAGAGTTTTAAGATTGGACGGGGAGGAAATGGTGCAGTGTACAAAGGGGAGATGTTGAACAGAACAGTCGCCATAAAGATGCTGCATCCGCATTCTATACAAAAGCAACCTGAATTTTGTCAAGAG GCTCAAATTCTTGGAAGAGTGCACCATCCTCATCTGGTGACATTAATTGGCGTATGTCCTGAAGCCTGGTCCCTTGTTTTTGACTACTTACCTGGTGGCAGCCTCCAAGATCGCCTCTTCCACGGAAGTAATGTTTGTCCCTTAGACTGGAAGACCCGAGTACGGATTATTTCTGAAATTGCTAGTGGCCTTCTGTTTTTGCACTCTTCTGGTCCTGAAGGAATAACTCATGGCGATTTGACACCTAATAATGTCCTACTAGACTCTGAGAACTGCTGCAAAGTTGGTGACTTTGGAATTTTCAGATTAGTACCAGAACAAACCCTTCGCTGCCCAAGTTTCCGTCGCATCACTGAGACAAGAGGTGCTTTTCCCTACACAGATCCAGAATTTCATAGGACTGGAATCCTGACACCTAAATCTGATGTTTTCTCATTCGGGCTGATCATACTTCAGTTACTCACTGGGAAACCTCCAGCTGGACTGGCCTGCGAAGTACGAAAAATGGTCTGCTGTGGAAAAATAACAGCAATCTTGGATTCATCTGCAGGGGAGTGGTCTACATTTGTTGCAAGGAGATTGGTGGAGTTGGGGTTGCAATGCTGTGAATTGAATGGAAGGGATAGGCCTTCCATCACGCCAACTCTGGTTAGGGAACTGGAGCATTTACATGTCTTGGAGGAGAGACTGGTGCCCTCTTTCTTCTTGTGCCCCATTCTTCAG GAGATAATGCATGACCCCCAGGTGGCAGCAGATGGATTCACCTATGAAGGAGAGGCCTTGCGTGGCTGGTTGGAAAATGGCCGTGAGACATCTCCCATGACCAATTTGAAATTAAGTCACTTGACTCTTACTCCTAATCATGCACTGCGGCTTGCCATTCAGGAGTGGCTCTGCAAATCTTAA